A window of Streptomyces armeniacus contains these coding sequences:
- a CDS encoding IlvD/Edd family dehydratase: protein MKLRSHEWFGESGRNGFIHRSWMKAQGFSEEVFDGRPVIGICNTWSELTPCNAHLRRLAESVKRGVWQAGGFPVEFPVMSLGETMLRPTAMLFRNLLSMDVEESLRGNPVDAAVLLTGCDKTTPGSLMGAASVDLPTLVVTGGPMLNGKFRGCDIGSGTAVWQFTQDVNAGRMSEAEFAAAESGMSRSNGHCMTMGTASTMACMAEALGLQLPGSAAIPAVDSRRYGLAQRAGQRIVEMTHEDLRMSRVVSRASFANAIRANAALGGSTNAVIHLLAIAARLGVPLALDDFDAYTADVPWLVDLQPSGHYLMEDFYYAGGLPAVLRELLPLLDGDALTVTGATLEANVADAERSSDVIRPLGEPLGVGAGTAVLRGNLAPDGAVIKQSAASPHLLRHRGRALVFDSIEAYDAAVDDPALDVDADTVLVLQNAGPRGYPGMPEVGNMTIPRKLAEQGVEDVVRVSDARMSGTAYGTVVLHVCPESAVGGPLALVRTGDTVELDVPARRLHLDVPEDELARRRAEWQPPERPHDRGWARLYGDHVLQADQGCDLDFLVGQSGSAVGRQSH, encoded by the coding sequence ATGAAGCTGCGCAGCCACGAGTGGTTCGGGGAGTCCGGCCGGAACGGATTCATCCACCGGTCCTGGATGAAGGCACAGGGCTTCTCCGAGGAGGTGTTCGACGGCAGGCCGGTGATCGGCATCTGCAACACCTGGTCCGAACTGACCCCCTGCAACGCGCACCTGCGCCGCCTCGCCGAATCGGTCAAGCGCGGGGTGTGGCAGGCGGGCGGGTTCCCCGTCGAGTTCCCGGTGATGTCGCTGGGCGAGACCATGCTGCGGCCCACCGCGATGCTGTTCCGGAACCTGCTGAGCATGGACGTGGAGGAGTCGCTGCGCGGCAATCCGGTGGACGCCGCCGTGCTGCTCACCGGCTGCGACAAGACGACGCCCGGCTCGCTGATGGGCGCCGCGAGCGTGGACCTGCCGACGCTGGTGGTCACCGGCGGGCCGATGCTGAACGGCAAGTTCCGCGGCTGCGACATCGGTTCGGGCACCGCCGTGTGGCAGTTCACGCAGGACGTCAACGCGGGCCGCATGTCCGAAGCGGAGTTCGCCGCCGCCGAGTCGGGCATGTCCCGCAGCAACGGTCACTGCATGACCATGGGCACCGCCTCCACCATGGCGTGCATGGCCGAGGCGCTCGGGCTCCAGCTGCCCGGCTCGGCCGCGATCCCCGCCGTCGACTCCCGCCGCTACGGGCTGGCGCAGCGCGCCGGGCAGCGGATCGTCGAGATGACGCACGAGGATCTGCGGATGAGCCGCGTCGTCAGCCGCGCCTCGTTCGCCAACGCCATCAGGGCGAACGCGGCGCTCGGCGGCTCCACCAACGCCGTCATCCACCTCCTCGCCATCGCCGCGCGGCTCGGAGTGCCGCTCGCCCTGGACGACTTCGACGCGTACACCGCCGACGTCCCCTGGCTCGTGGACCTCCAGCCGTCCGGCCACTATCTGATGGAGGACTTCTACTACGCGGGCGGCCTGCCCGCCGTCCTCCGCGAACTGCTGCCGCTCCTCGACGGCGACGCGCTCACCGTCACCGGCGCCACCCTGGAGGCGAACGTCGCCGACGCCGAGCGGTCCAGCGACGTCATCCGGCCGCTCGGCGAACCCCTCGGCGTCGGCGCGGGCACCGCTGTACTCCGCGGCAACCTCGCCCCCGACGGCGCCGTCATCAAGCAGTCCGCCGCCTCCCCGCACCTGCTGCGGCACCGGGGGCGGGCGCTCGTCTTCGACAGCATCGAGGCGTACGACGCCGCCGTGGACGACCCGGCGCTCGACGTGGACGCCGACACCGTGCTCGTCCTCCAGAACGCCGGACCGCGCGGCTACCCCGGCATGCCCGAGGTTGGCAACATGACGATCCCGCGCAAGCTCGCCGAGCAGGGCGTCGAGGACGTCGTACGGGTCTCCGACGCGCGGATGAGCGGCACCGCGTACGGCACCGTGGTGCTGCACGTGTGCCCGGAGTCGGCGGTCGGCGGGCCGCTCGCCCTCGTGCGTACGGGCGACACGGTCGAACTCGACGTGCCCGCGCGCCGGCTGCACCTGGACGTGC
- a CDS encoding fumarylacetoacetate hydrolase family protein, producing the protein MEIVRYVQDGTTQVGVRSDGSVAALPWAATVADLLARPLDDLRRRLTDRAPAVDAARVTFLPPVDGHTEVWAAGVTYERSREGRVEESSEASVYEKVYDAARPELFLKAVAWRVVTEGEPIAVRADSAVDVPEPELAVVANRFGEIVGYTVCNDVSSRDIEGENPLYIPQAKIYSGSCALATGIVPVWEVPDPYGLAVTVRVVRGGSVVWSGETGTGRLHRRLDDLVAALYQPTDFPDGAVLATGTGVVPELGFSLAEGDRVDIAVSGVGTLSNPVVRGREPMAWLVDARDEHDARKHVPTAPRTDRTPSTEDTA; encoded by the coding sequence ATGGAGATCGTCCGGTACGTACAGGACGGCACCACGCAGGTCGGCGTACGCAGCGACGGTTCGGTGGCGGCTCTGCCCTGGGCCGCCACCGTCGCGGACCTGCTCGCCCGGCCGCTCGACGACCTGCGCCGCCGCCTCACCGACCGCGCGCCCGCCGTCGACGCCGCGCGGGTCACCTTCCTGCCGCCGGTCGACGGACACACCGAGGTGTGGGCGGCGGGCGTGACCTACGAGCGGTCCCGCGAGGGCCGGGTCGAGGAGAGCAGCGAGGCAAGCGTCTACGAGAAGGTGTACGACGCGGCGCGCCCCGAACTCTTCCTGAAGGCCGTCGCCTGGCGCGTGGTCACCGAGGGCGAGCCCATCGCCGTACGCGCCGACTCGGCCGTGGACGTGCCCGAACCGGAACTCGCGGTCGTGGCCAACCGGTTCGGCGAGATCGTCGGCTACACCGTGTGCAACGACGTGAGTTCGCGCGACATCGAGGGCGAGAACCCGCTCTACATACCGCAGGCGAAGATCTACAGCGGCAGCTGCGCGCTGGCCACCGGGATCGTCCCCGTGTGGGAGGTGCCGGACCCGTACGGGCTCGCGGTCACCGTACGGGTCGTACGCGGCGGCTCCGTCGTCTGGTCCGGCGAGACCGGCACCGGGCGGCTGCACAGGCGGCTCGACGACCTGGTGGCCGCGCTCTACCAGCCCACCGACTTCCCCGACGGCGCGGTGCTGGCCACCGGGACCGGCGTCGTGCCGGAGCTCGGCTTCAGCCTCGCGGAGGGCGACCGCGTGGACATCGCCGTGTCCGGCGTGGGGACGCTGTCCAACCCGGTGGTACGCGGCCGCGAGCCGATGGCCTGGCTGGTGGACGCGCGGGACGAGCACGACGCGCGGAAGCACGTACCGACCGCACCCCGTACAGACCGCACACCCAGCACGGAGGACACCGCATGA